The DNA region CCTTGGGATCGAGGTCAACAAATCGGGGCTTAACAAGGACATGGCTTCGCCCTTTCGCGAATCCACCCCGGCCGAGCGCCAGATGCTGCAAACCCTGACCGAGGAACTGGGCCAGCGCTTTATGGACCTGGTGATCCACCACCGTCCGTTGGCGGCCGCGCACCTGGCCGACATCGCCACAGCGCGGGTCTATCTGGCAGCCCAGGCGCTGGCGTACAATTTGGTGGACCAGATCGGATATCTCGACGCGGCCTTATCCGGGGCCCGCAAGCTGGCCGGACTGCCCCAGGACGCTCGGGTGGTGGTCTATCGCCGGACCGAGTTTGCCGACGACAACCTCTACAACCCGGCCAGTGCGCATGCCGGCGGCCGATCGGAGGCGCTGGTGAATCTCGGTCTTCCGCGCGCCGTGACCTCCCCGTCGGCGGGGTTTTACTACCTCTGGGCCCCGGCTGGCCTGTGACGTTCGGTTTCGAATGCGATTGCGCCGGCGGCGCGCTAGAGATCCTTCAGCAGGATGTTGGCCGGGCTGGCCTCGAGTTCCTTTTGAAACGCCGCCAGGGATTTCGCGACGCCGTCTTTTTCGTCTGCCGCCGCACCCTCGGCCGGCAGAGGGCCGCCGCGTTTGTCGAGAGCCTCTACGAGATAGGCGATGGTCAAAAGGTGAATGTCCCGGGCCGGCTGAAAAGCCGGCTCCTTGCTTTTGGGGCCACGGGTTTCGCTGAAGGTCCCGCTCTCCAGCAGGTTCCGCAGAATCCGACCGACCAGGTCAGGCGGCAGTGATAGCTGTCGGACGAGCTCCGTGCGGGTCAGGGGGGGATCGCCTGCGGCAAACCTCCTGACCATCAGGCGGGCGGCCTCGAGGGTCAGCAGACGCAGGCGGTAGGGGCTGAGGTGGTTCCATTGGCGCTCCGCCTCGCAGTTCTCCAGATTTTGCTGGGCAAAGGCGATCTGCGCCCCGAGCAGCACGATCAGCCAGCTGATCTGCAGCCAGATCAGAAAAAGCGGCAGCGCCGTGAAGCTGCCGTAAATCGCGTTGTGACGCGCCACCCCCACCTGAAATTCGATGTAGGCCACCTGGGACAGTTGAAAGAGAGTGCCCGCGATCACCCCGCCCAGAATACCGGCGCCAAACTTGACCCGGGTGTTGGGAATCAGGATGTAGAGAAACGAAAACAGGATCCAGATCAGGAAGAATGGCAGAATTTTGAGGCCTAAAAAAATCACCCCGCTGAAATAGCCCAGCAGGGCCACGCGCTCGGTGATGTTCGTCACCTGGGTGTTAATAAAGACTGTGGCGCTGCTGGACATGATCATCAGCAGCGGCGAGATCAGCATAATGGCCTGGTAGTCGCTGAATTTACGCCAGTAGCCGCGGGTCTCCCGGACGCGCCAAATGGCGTTGAAGGAGGCTTCGATATGGCCCAGCACCTTGACCACCGACCAGAAGAGGGCCGCCACGCCGAAGCCGGCCACCAGGCCGCCGCGGGTGTTTTCCAGCATGCGGTTGGCGAAGGTGATCAACCAGCTCAGCACTTCCTGTTGGCCATAGAGCTCCTCCATGAGCCGTCTTTCCAGCAGTCTTTCGAAGCCGAAGCCCTTGGCGATCCCAAAGGCCATGGCCAGGACCGGCACGATGGAGAGGATCGAGTAAAAGGTCAGGGCGGAAGCGTGCAGCGTGCAGTTGTTGGCCTGAAAGCCCCTGGTGGCCTCCAGCAGCACCCGGACGGGTCTCGGCAGCCGGGTCTTGCGTGGCGATCCGGGCTGCAGAGCCACCCCCCCGGCGCCCCTGCCCAGGTAACCGATCAACTGCGAATAAAGGTCGCGAATTTTCTGGGCCGCTTTCCTGATCACGGCTCAACCCGCTTTCCGCCCTCCAGCTTCGGCTTGGGCCCCAGCCATTGGCCGATGGCCGCGAAAACCCGCTTAATGCCCCTCCACAGTTTGGGCAGCAGCCAGATCATCAGCAAAACAAACAGCGCCAGCAGCCCGATGAAAAGCCAGGGGTAGTGCAGCGCCGTCCACAGGCCGGCCACCACCAGAAGGTCTTCGGCCACCGATGCGCTCCAATTGCTGACGGGCTCCGGGGAGGTGTTGATCAAGGCCCGCGCACCGGCCTTGGTGGCATGGGCCCCCGCGGCCAGGCCGCCGCCTATGATGGCGGCCGCCAGGGCCACGCCCGGGTTGACATCCCCCACGGCACCGGCGGCCAGCAGCGCCCCCGCCGGAATTCGGACAAAGGTGTGGAGCGCATCCCAGGTGGTGTCCACGCCCGGAATCTTGTCGGTCACGAATTCTACAAGGTACATGGCGCCCGCGGCCAAGAGCACCAGCGGGTTGGTCAATATCAGCAGGTCCGGCGGAAGGACGATGGAGCCCGTGGCCCCCATCAGCCCCAGCATGAAAATAGCGGCGTATAGATTGATCCCGCTGGCCCAGCCAACGCCCATGGTGAGGGCGATGATATTGGCGACGCTGTTGAGTTCGTTCATTGAGGCAACTTCCTTTCCGGCCACGTTGGCTCTCGGGGATGCCGTGGCCCTGCCGTCCGTAATGTTTCTTTATATACTATAAATTTAATTTGTTGCCATATTTTAAATAAAAATTTGGTTTAAGTTTGTGGCCCTCCGTCGACGACGCCCGCAGCGGGTATCATTCCCGGTCGACGGCAGTTTCAGGCATGATTACCAGGCTTTGTCCCGGCTGGATCGGTTGCGCCATTTCGATTCGGTTCCAGATCAGCAGGGCCTTCAACGGGACGGCGAACTTTTGGGCGATGGCGCTCAGGTTGTCCCCCGGTTGAACGGTGTAGGATCGGCCCCGGAGGCTGGCGAGATAGCCTTTGACCAGCTCCTCGAAGCGGGGGTGGAAACCCTCGGCCATGCCGGCGGGCAGAAGCAGCCTGTGGCGACCAGCTTCGAGGAAGTGGCCGCGGATCTCCGGGTTGAGGTCTTTGATCTGCTTGAAAACGGTTCCCGCGGCCTTGGCGATCAGTCGAATCGGCACCTCCTGAAAACAGTCCAGGGTGATGGCGTCGGTGGGGGTTTCGGGGTAGAAGTCGGCTTCGCTCAGATGAAAACCGTAGCGCTCCGGTTCGGAGAAAATCAGCTTGATGGCGATAATCCGGAAAATATAGCGCTGGGTTTCCAGAGGAAGGTAAAGCCGGTAATAATCGCGGGTTTCCTGTTCGAGGATCTCTGCCCACAGTCCCTCCTCGCCCATATTGAAGGCGGCCATGGCCAGGGCCCAGGACCCGAAGGTTTCATGCAGCGCTATCAGGTAGCGCAGGGCCGCGTCGGTGGCGGCCTGGAAGTTGCGGCGCTGATCCAGGTGGTCGTCCACCACCAGCCCGTAGCGGCGCGCGGTCTCCGGCATGAATTGCCAGTAGCCCATGGCCCCCTTGGGAGAGCCGGCGTGGGGGCGCAGGGCGCTTTCCGCTATGGCCAGGTATTTGAGGTCATCGGGCATTTGGCGGTCTTTGAGACTCTGGCTGATGTGGGGCAGGTAGCGCCGGGAGCGCTTGAGCCAGAGGATCACCTGGGGGCGGTCGTCCAGGGTGAGCAGAAACTCCTTTTCAAAGCGCTCGCGGATCTCCTGACGCTCCAGGGGGACCGCCTCGTCGCAGAGGCTCGGGGTCTGATGCCCGGTAATGGCCGAAAGCAGGGAGGTGTCGGCCGCGGGAGACGGCGGGTTCCCCAGGGCGGGGCTGGTGGCAAATGCCGCCCCCAGAAAGAGCCAAAAAAAGATCATGGGCATGCAGGCCTCGCTTCATCCGGCTGGCGGCGCAGCCCGTCGGCTCACAACGGGGTTGGGCCCCAGGCGCGCAGATAGTTGCGATATAGTCGTGGGCTGACCCGTGAGAAGCCGTCAAAATCGGCCATTAACTCAAGGCCCGGCACCAGGGCCTTGACCACCGGAAACCCGATGTCCCGGCGGGTCAAGTCGATATAGACCGGTTCAAACCCGTTGGCTGCCAGCAGAGCTTCCAGCAGGGCCAGATCGCCCTCCGCATGGCCGGTGGCATAGTCCGGCAGCGCTTCCAACCGGCGCACCGGGTAGACAGCAGCCGGCGGCCGGGACGGCGGTCCGTAGGGATAGGGGTAGGGGGTTTCGGTCAGGGCCGAAATCACCGCCCGCTTGCCGTCCAGGTGGGCGCCGGTCCCCTTGATGATGTGCCCCTCACGGGTGACCACGAAGCATTTGAAGCACGGGACCCCCAATTCCGAGGTCAGGTCCTGGAAAACCGGATGGATGCCGCGGTCGCGGTAATCGGCCAGCAGAGCGGCGAGACGGGCATCGGCGGTTTCCAGCCGGAAGCAGCGGTCCGGGCTGAAGGGCACGGTGGCTTCACAGTCACGCTCGATGACCTCCAGCAGGGCGCTCACCCCGGCTTCAGCGGGGGTGTTGCCCGACGCCAGGCCGGTTGAGCCCAGGCCGCTGAAAAGCTGGGTTTCATCCAGGTTGCAGAAAAGAAAAACGCTCTGGGCCGGCACCCACAGCGGCCGTCCGCTGCTGGTCAGCCCACGCAGCCAGTGAAGCGGGGTGTTGCGGTAGGACGTCTCCAAACCCAACCGGTTGGGGTCCAAGGCATCCGCACCGTCGGCGCGCAGATCGCTCCAGCGTGCCCGGACCAGCGCATGGGCTGTCGTGTAGCTGCGAACCCTGCCATCTTCAAAGCTGGCAAAGGCCGAGCAGCGCTCCACGATCTCCATGGCGTAGGAGGCCCTGGCCGCCTCCAGGCTCAGACCCCGTCCATAACTGGTCTGGATGCCTGAAAAAGAAAAATCCAGTTGGCCGTTTCGGACCCGTGTTGTGAGCTGCCATTTTCGCAAAAGGGCGATGGGGCTAAGCGATGCCACATGGCGCATTTCTATATCCGCCAGAAGCCCAAGATCCTCCAGGCGCGTCAGTGCGGCTGCGGCGGTGTCCTCCGGCGCAGGCGGCGGCGCAGCGTGATCCCGCGGCGCGGCCCCCCCCAGGGTCTTGACGTGAACCCCCTGGGCCGGGGGCAGCAGCGCGTCGTCATAGCACGGCTCCAGGGCAATTTGCGCCGGGTCGGGAAGGGGGCGGTGGTTGAGGATGTTGTCCGCGAAAATGCGGATCCACCGCTGATGACGGTCGCGGTCCGGGCGAAGCTGAAAGGAGAGAATAATCTGCGGCGTGTGGGCCGCGAGGACGCTGGTGCGCCCGGGGTCCAGGGCGCTGCGGCAGTCGGCCAGATCGGGGCTCAGTAGGATCGCCTCGTGCAGCAGGGCTTCCAGGACCGGGTCGCAGCCGTCGGCCTGCGCCAGCAGGGCTTGAATCTTGGGCGGGTCGAAAGCCGACACCTGCTCCAGCGCATATTTGTGCATGAAGCTGTCCAGCGGCTTTTGGCGCAGGTAGGCCATGGCGTCTTCCCAGGAGGTCGGCGCCACCGGAAGACAGGCGAAGTAGCCGGTCCCGGCAGCCGTGGACTGCAGGCGCAGCTCGTAGTCTGTTTTGGGCATCTCGGCGGATTTCCGGCAAATTCGCGGCCAAGGCGTCCGACCCAGGCGGGCGCCCGGAAACGCGTTTGGACCGCATTATGGTGCATAGCCGCGCTGAATGCAAGCGCGCTCTGCCCCATAGACGGGCTGCCACGCGCGTGTTGGCTTTCCCGGGTTTGGTATCCAACCTCGGCGCTTGGGTCATTTCGGTACCGCTTGCCAAAACGGGGCTCATCTGATTAAAATTGAAATATTTCCGACCGAAGCAAAAAAAACAGCCCCTTGCGGGAACCTCCCGGTGGGTACCCCCCCCGGGGGCGGTGCGCCCGGGCGGGGGCTATCCGTTCAAACAAAAGGTCAAGGAGGTGGGAAGATGGATCTGGCTATCAAGGGTAAAATCGCGCTGGTGACCGCTGCCAGCCGCGGGTTGGGTCGGGGCTGCGCCGAAGGATTGGCCGCGGAGGGCTGCCGGGTGGCAATCTGTTCCCGTGATGGGGAACAGGCGAAGCGCACCGCCGAGGAAATCGCCGCCCAAACCGGCGCCGAGGTCCTGGGGTTCGCGGCTGATGTGAGCCGGGTGGAGGAGATCGGGAAACTGTTGGAGGGGGTGCGCCAGTCCCTGGGGGATCCGGAAATTCTGGTGACCAATGCCGGCGGACCGCCGCCGGGCAACTTCGCCTCCACCCCGATCGCGGACTACCAGAAGGCGCTCGACCTCAATCTGATGAGCGCGGTGCATCTCATTCACGGCGCGGTCCCGGCGATGCAGGCCAGGGGCTGGGGGCGGATCATCGCGATCACCTCCATATCGGTCAAGCAGCCCATCGCCAGTTTGCTGCTCTCCAATATGGCGCGCGCCGGCCTGACGGGTTTTCTGAAAACCGTCGCGACGGAACTGGCCCCATTCGGGATAACGGTCAACGCCCTGCTGCCGGGTACCCATAAAACATCGCGTATCGATCAACTGGTCCAAGACCGCGCCGCCCGCGAAGGCAAGAGCGAGTCTGCGGTGGCGGCCGAAATGGTGGCCGCGATTCCGGCCAAAACCATGGGCGACCCTGCCGATTTCGGTGCGGCGGCGGCTTTTCTTGCCAGCCGGCAGGCCAAATTTATCACCGGCCACAGCCTCCTGGTGGACGGGGGGCACTACAGCGGGCTGTTGTAAGCCGCGGACAAAAAATTGAATTTTCTTTCCTCGTGGCGGCCACTTGTTCTCCGTTACGCGGCCGTCGGCCTCCATCTGCCGTCCAGGGTGCCCCGGACCGAAGCTCTTTCCTCGTCAAAGTCGAAGCCCGTCCAGATGCCGATCGACTTGAGCACCGAATCCTGGGGATGAAATCGGCGGAAGATCTGAAAGTAATAGGCGGCTTCCTTGCTGTTGATCACGGCTTGCGGGTGCTGGACACGGATGCGTTCGAACTCGTCGTCTGAGATTTCGGCTTCGGCCAGCCGCTCGCCAAGGTCTTCACAGCCGGCCCCCTGGGTGTACTGCACCTTGTAGCGCCACAGGATCTCGTCGGGCAGTAGGCCTGTACCGGAAAAGGCCTTTCTGAGAATCCATTTTTCCATCCGGTCCCCCTTGTGCTCCCGAATCTTCAATGCCGGGGAAACAGTCACTCCCAGATCGATCATGGCGGTGTCGAAAAACGGCACCCGCAACTCTAAGCTGAACAGCATGCCCATCCGGTCGGCCCGCTGCAGATTGATGTTGTGCACGCCGGCCAGCAGGCGTCGCCCCTCCTCGTTGAGTTGGTCTTCAGAGAAATGTTTCATATAGTGGTATCCGGCGAAGATTTCATCGGCGCCCTCGCCGGTCAGAACCACGGTTACGTATTTTGCGGCCAACTTGCAGGTGAAATAGCAGGGCACGGCGCAGCGTACAAGGGATGGATCGTAGGTTTCCAGCTTTTCGATCACCTTCGGCAGGGCCTCGTAGTAGTCGTCTTCGGTGAATACCAGTTCATGGTGGGTCGAACCGATATGGGCTGCTGCGATTCGGGAAGCCTTCAGGTCGTCGCTTTCGACGCCGGCGGCATCTTTCATTCCCACGGCAAAGGTGTGCAGGTGTGGAATTCTTTCGGCGGCAATAGCTGCGATCAGGCTGCTGTCCAAACCACCGCTGCAAAACGCCCCCACATGAATCTGCCGGTCTGCAAGAAGCCGCTTGGTTACGGCTTCAACCAGGGCATGACGGATGCGCTCGGCCGCTTCGTCCGCTTCGGTGATCATTGTTTCGGGCGCCCGGGGCACCTCATAATACCGGACAAAACCGTTTTTCGGGGTATAAAAGTGGCCGCTGGGAAATTCCTGAACCTCTTCCACGCCTGCCAAGGACATGGCGCCCAATTCCGAGCTGAAATAGAGGTGGCCGTCGATGGTCCCCCAATAGAGGGGCTTGATCCCGATGGGGTCCCGGGCCAGCATGAAGTCGTCGTCATCGAAGATGGCAAAAGCGAACATCCCGTCCAGGTCGGCCACGCATTCGGGCCCTTTTTCCCGGTAGAGGTGAAGGATGACCTCCGAATCCGAGTGGGTCGAAAAACAATAGCGGTTCGACAGCCGCTCCCGGATTTTCTGAAAATTGTAGATTTCCCCGTTGCAGATGATGCCGGTTTTCCCTCCCTCGGCCAGAATCGGCTGGTGTCCCTTGGCCACATCGACAATGGAAAGACGGGTATGACCGAAGACCGTCCTGCCGTGGATGTGGATGCCCCGATCGTCCGGCCCCCGATGGGGGAGGGCGTCGAGCATCCGGTTGATGGTGTCCACGTCTTTGGTTCCGAAGCATCCGGCGATTCCGCACATAAACCTGGTTCTCCTCTTGCTGGGTTTTTTTTGACACAAAGATCGGTGTCAGCCAACCCAATCAAACAGCTTAACTATAGGTTAAAAATATATGTAATGTTAACACTTACATTTTGTGAATTGCGCCTTAGCGGGCTGGGCTGGAGCGGGTTCACTTATCGGGGCTGTTGTCCCCGTTATCGTTCAACTCGTAGGGCTGGGGGTTCGGCCCTTCGCTGGCAACCTGGCCCTTGCTCAGGCCCGCCAGACGTTGCTTGCTGGATCCTTCCGCGATGTAGAGATGGACGTCGCGCTGGGGGAATGGGATGCCGATCCCCTCGGCGTCGAAGCGCTGCTTCACCGCCTTGGTCACGTCCCAGTAGACGTCCCAGTAGTCCGCGGTCTTAGCCCAGGGGCGGCAGATGAAGTTCACCGAGGAGTCGGCGAGGGTGTTCATGCGGATGGTAGGCTCCGGGTCCTTCAGGGCCTTCGGGTGGGCGGCCACGATCTCCTCCAGGATGGCCTGGGCCTTGTCGATGTCGTCGTCATAGCCGATGCCGAACTCCATGTCCACACGCCGGGTATCGACACCCGTGGCGTTGGTAATGACGTCTTGCCAGATCTTGTTGTTGGGCACCACCATGTCCTTGTTGTCGAAGGTCTTGATGCTGGTGGACACGAGGTTCATGGCGGTCACCTTGCCCGAGACGCCGCCTGCGTCCACCACGTCACCCACATCGAAGGGTCGGAAGAAGAGGATCATCAAGCCGCTGGCGAAGTTGCTCAAGGAATCCTGCAGGGCAAAGGCGATGACGAAGCCGGCGGCACCGACGACCGCCAGCAGTGGGCCGACGCTTACCTCCAGGGCGGCCAAAGCCATGATGGTGCCGACGATCATCACCACCCATCGAACGCTCCGAACCAGGAAGTCGTCGAGCAACTGAGAGACGCCCCCTGTCATCTTCAGGCCGCGGTGCACCATCCCGCTGAGGATTTTGGAGAGGATCCAGGCCGCGATCAAGATGCCGAGGAACAGGGCGATGTTCTTGGTCCAGCGCAGGCCGCCCTCATCGGAGTTAAGCCAGCCTTTGACGGCGATCCAGGTGGAGGTGGCGTCCTTGACGTCGACGCGGATGCCCTGCACCGAGCTGATGTAGAGGCGGTAGTCCCTGATCTTGGCCAGGGTGTCGGTATCTTCTTCGTCGGTCTTGGTCTGCAGCTCGTCGAGGACGGCGTTGAGCCGATCGATGATGACAGTGCGCTCCTCGCGCAGTGTGTTCACCTGCTCCAGCAGCGCGACCTTCTCCTCCTTCTTGCGCTCCTCGCTCCGTTCCATGGTCTGCGCCGCGGTCTTCACGACCGGCTGCTTATCGACCCCCGCCGCGATCTCCCGGTTCTGGCGCTGAACCGCAATCTCGGCCCTGGCGATCTCCTCGGCCTTCTCCTGGAGCAACGCCTGCCAGGCGTCCGCTTCGACCAGCAGCTCCTCCTTGGTGAGGGGCTTCAGGAGCAGGGCGAGTTCCTCAACGGGGATTTCGGGATCCGCCGTGGTGACGGGCTGGGGTGCCGCTTGCGGCTTCTCTTCAGCACCGAAAGGGGCGGTTACCAAACTCACCAGCAGCGCCCAAAAGAACACCGCCAACGTGACTCGGGCACGCTGTCGCATCAAGAAACTCATTCGAAACTCCTTCGGTCAAGAGTGGGTTTTTGAGACGGCTTCCGGGGGTCGACGGGCACGCCCCAGGCGGTGGTATCGTAGGTTGTGGCAAGGGCTCCATTCGCTATACTGTTCATGACAAGGCCGGCCGGAAAAAATAAAATTCTTTTCATCTTTTCCCTCCCCTTCTGATGATGTCTATTCATAAGCCACTGCCGATAGCACCTTTACAAAATTGCCGCTCAAAAAAAAGCTTTCAAAGGTCAAAAATATCCTTTGAAAGCTTTCCTTTGGCAATCTTGAAGGGCCCATGCTGCACGGCACGATTTCCCTTCGCGATATAGGCCCAAAGATAATGCCGCATCTTGCTTGTCTTTTGGTCTGTTACCGGTGTTGCATCCGGCGGCGCATATTGCAATATGCGCCGCCGGATGTGCATAGGGGGTGACGAACCAAAATCATGCGCCATTTGGTGGTAGTATTTGTTTTCGCGCCCCTACATCGCCGCTTTCACTTTGGTGGCGACGTCATCGTCCACCCAACCGGTCCACAGGTCCTCGTAATTCTTCAAGAACCACATGGCCGCTTCTGTGGTATCGGCTTTGTTGTCCTGCATGTAAGCGAGAAACTTGTTGTTGATATCGAGCGTCGTCTTGTAGTTTTTGAGGAGTGCCACCACCTCGGGCGCCTCTTTGGGCAGATTCTTGTGGACGATGATTTCACACTTCACCGGCGGGTAGGCACACCCCTGGGTGGTGTCCCAGACCTCCTGGTCAAACGGCGGCTCCTCGAGCTGGTACATGTCGAGCTTGCCCAGCACCCAGGTCGGCGCCCAGTAATAGCCTAACCAAGGCTTGCCGCGCTTGTAGGCAGTCTCCATGGATGCGGCAAGAGCGGGGCCCGAGCCGGGCTGCATGATATTGTAGTTTTCTTTGATGCCGTATGTTTCGAATTTCTTTTCGTTGATCTCGGCACAAGCCCAGCCGGGGATGCAGCTGTGGAACAGGCCCTTGGAGGGGTCTTCCGGATCCTTGAACAGCTCCCAGTATTTGGGCAGGTCGGCTACGGACTTCAGGTCCGGAGCCATAGGCTTGATGCCGCGCTCCTCATCGCCTTCCACCACGTAGCGGGGCACGTACCACCCCTGAACGCTGTTAGGGAAGTTTGCCCCGAGGAGGACGAAACCTTCATTGGAATTCGGGTCCTGACCCTTGGCCAGCCCCTCGTCATAAAGCTCTTGCCAGTTTTCGGTCCAGGTTTCCATGTTGACATTCGGCGCCTCGCTGCCTTTGGCCTGGATCAGGGCGGTGTTGAGGAGAATTGTCTCACCCTGGACATATTTGACCGGATGGCCTAATCCCTTTTCGATGATGAAGCCGGCGATGCGATTGTGAACCTGTGCGCTGTCCCAACCAAAATCCGCGAAGATGATGGTTTTCTTTTCCATCGCAGCGGCGAAGCCGCCGCCTGCGCCGATGCACAGGGCAACGAATACAGCAATCACAACAACTTGTTTCACTTTCTTCATAGCTCCTCCTTCATGGTGATATGATGTTGATAAAAAAAGGTGTTGCCCGAACTACCCGCTTTTTTTCTTGTTCGCCATGGCAAAGGTGATGCGATCGATGATAATTGCCATGAAGACAATACATAAACCGGCTTCGAATCCTCTTCCCACCTCGATCCGGTTAATAGCCAGGAGCACCTCGAGGCCGAGGCCTTTGGCGCCGATCATGGAGGCGATGACGACCATGGCCAGCGCCATCATCGTGGTCTGGTTGATACCCACCATGATGGTGGGTCTGGCCAGGGGCAACTGCACCTTGAACAGGATCTGCCAGTAGCTCGAGCCAAAAGCCTGGGCCGCCTCGATCACGCTCTCCGAGACTTCTCGGATGCCGACATTGGTGAGTCGGATCACCGGCGGCACGGCGTAAATGATGGTCGCGAACAGCGCCGGCACCTTGCCGAGACCGAAAAGCATCAGGGCGGGGATGAGGTAGACGAAGCTCGGCATGGTCTGCATACCGTCAAGCAAGGGCTTCATAACCGCCTCAAACCGGTCACTGGACGCCATGGTGATGCCCATTGGGATGCCGATAAAGAGCGAGATAATCACCGACGCCACTACCAGGGACAAGGTCATCATGCCAAGTTTCCAGAGGCCCAGTGCGC from Desulfobacteraceae bacterium includes:
- a CDS encoding YihY/virulence factor BrkB family protein produces the protein MIRKAAQKIRDLYSQLIGYLGRGAGGVALQPGSPRKTRLPRPVRVLLEATRGFQANNCTLHASALTFYSILSIVPVLAMAFGIAKGFGFERLLERRLMEELYGQQEVLSWLITFANRMLENTRGGLVAGFGVAALFWSVVKVLGHIEASFNAIWRVRETRGYWRKFSDYQAIMLISPLLMIMSSSATVFINTQVTNITERVALLGYFSGVIFLGLKILPFFLIWILFSFLYILIPNTRVKFGAGILGGVIAGTLFQLSQVAYIEFQVGVARHNAIYGSFTALPLFLIWLQISWLIVLLGAQIAFAQQNLENCEAERQWNHLSPYRLRLLTLEAARLMVRRFAAGDPPLTRTELVRQLSLPPDLVGRILRNLLESGTFSETRGPKSKEPAFQPARDIHLLTIAYLVEALDKRGGPLPAEGAAADEKDGVAKSLAAFQKELEASPANILLKDL
- a CDS encoding DUF4126 domain-containing protein; this translates as MNELNSVANIIALTMGVGWASGINLYAAIFMLGLMGATGSIVLPPDLLILTNPLVLLAAGAMYLVEFVTDKIPGVDTTWDALHTFVRIPAGALLAAGAVGDVNPGVALAAAIIGGGLAAGAHATKAGARALINTSPEPVSNWSASVAEDLLVVAGLWTALHYPWLFIGLLALFVLLMIWLLPKLWRGIKRVFAAIGQWLGPKPKLEGGKRVEP
- a CDS encoding transglycosylase SLT domain-containing protein, which encodes MPMIFFWLFLGAAFATSPALGNPPSPAADTSLLSAITGHQTPSLCDEAVPLERQEIRERFEKEFLLTLDDRPQVILWLKRSRRYLPHISQSLKDRQMPDDLKYLAIAESALRPHAGSPKGAMGYWQFMPETARRYGLVVDDHLDQRRNFQAATDAALRYLIALHETFGSWALAMAAFNMGEEGLWAEILEQETRDYYRLYLPLETQRYIFRIIAIKLIFSEPERYGFHLSEADFYPETPTDAITLDCFQEVPIRLIAKAAGTVFKQIKDLNPEIRGHFLEAGRHRLLLPAGMAEGFHPRFEELVKGYLASLRGRSYTVQPGDNLSAIAQKFAVPLKALLIWNRIEMAQPIQPGQSLVIMPETAVDRE
- a CDS encoding YcaO-like family protein — translated: MPKTDYELRLQSTAAGTGYFACLPVAPTSWEDAMAYLRQKPLDSFMHKYALEQVSAFDPPKIQALLAQADGCDPVLEALLHEAILLSPDLADCRSALDPGRTSVLAAHTPQIILSFQLRPDRDRHQRWIRIFADNILNHRPLPDPAQIALEPCYDDALLPPAQGVHVKTLGGAAPRDHAAPPPAPEDTAAAALTRLEDLGLLADIEMRHVASLSPIALLRKWQLTTRVRNGQLDFSFSGIQTSYGRGLSLEAARASYAMEIVERCSAFASFEDGRVRSYTTAHALVRARWSDLRADGADALDPNRLGLETSYRNTPLHWLRGLTSSGRPLWVPAQSVFLFCNLDETQLFSGLGSTGLASGNTPAEAGVSALLEVIERDCEATVPFSPDRCFRLETADARLAALLADYRDRGIHPVFQDLTSELGVPCFKCFVVTREGHIIKGTGAHLDGKRAVISALTETPYPYPYGPPSRPPAAVYPVRRLEALPDYATGHAEGDLALLEALLAANGFEPVYIDLTRRDIGFPVVKALVPGLELMADFDGFSRVSPRLYRNYLRAWGPTPL
- a CDS encoding SDR family oxidoreductase, translated to MDLAIKGKIALVTAASRGLGRGCAEGLAAEGCRVAICSRDGEQAKRTAEEIAAQTGAEVLGFAADVSRVEEIGKLLEGVRQSLGDPEILVTNAGGPPPGNFASTPIADYQKALDLNLMSAVHLIHGAVPAMQARGWGRIIAITSISVKQPIASLLLSNMARAGLTGFLKTVATELAPFGITVNALLPGTHKTSRIDQLVQDRAAREGKSESAVAAEMVAAIPAKTMGDPADFGAAAAFLASRQAKFITGHSLLVDGGHYSGLL
- the asnB gene encoding asparagine synthase B, producing MCGIAGCFGTKDVDTINRMLDALPHRGPDDRGIHIHGRTVFGHTRLSIVDVAKGHQPILAEGGKTGIICNGEIYNFQKIRERLSNRYCFSTHSDSEVILHLYREKGPECVADLDGMFAFAIFDDDDFMLARDPIGIKPLYWGTIDGHLYFSSELGAMSLAGVEEVQEFPSGHFYTPKNGFVRYYEVPRAPETMITEADEAAERIRHALVEAVTKRLLADRQIHVGAFCSGGLDSSLIAAIAAERIPHLHTFAVGMKDAAGVESDDLKASRIAAAHIGSTHHELVFTEDDYYEALPKVIEKLETYDPSLVRCAVPCYFTCKLAAKYVTVVLTGEGADEIFAGYHYMKHFSEDQLNEEGRRLLAGVHNINLQRADRMGMLFSLELRVPFFDTAMIDLGVTVSPALKIREHKGDRMEKWILRKAFSGTGLLPDEILWRYKVQYTQGAGCEDLGERLAEAEISDDEFERIRVQHPQAVINSKEAAYYFQIFRRFHPQDSVLKSIGIWTGFDFDEERASVRGTLDGRWRPTAA
- a CDS encoding mechanosensitive ion channel family protein, with translation MRQRARVTLAVFFWALLVSLVTAPFGAEEKPQAAPQPVTTADPEIPVEELALLLKPLTKEELLVEADAWQALLQEKAEEIARAEIAVQRQNREIAAGVDKQPVVKTAAQTMERSEERKKEEKVALLEQVNTLREERTVIIDRLNAVLDELQTKTDEEDTDTLAKIRDYRLYISSVQGIRVDVKDATSTWIAVKGWLNSDEGGLRWTKNIALFLGILIAAWILSKILSGMVHRGLKMTGGVSQLLDDFLVRSVRWVVMIVGTIMALAALEVSVGPLLAVVGAAGFVIAFALQDSLSNFASGLMILFFRPFDVGDVVDAGGVSGKVTAMNLVSTSIKTFDNKDMVVPNNKIWQDVITNATGVDTRRVDMEFGIGYDDDIDKAQAILEEIVAAHPKALKDPEPTIRMNTLADSSVNFICRPWAKTADYWDVYWDVTKAVKQRFDAEGIGIPFPQRDVHLYIAEGSSKQRLAGLSKGQVASEGPNPQPYELNDNGDNSPDK
- a CDS encoding ABC transporter substrate-binding protein; translated protein: MKKVKQVVVIAVFVALCIGAGGGFAAAMEKKTIIFADFGWDSAQVHNRIAGFIIEKGLGHPVKYVQGETILLNTALIQAKGSEAPNVNMETWTENWQELYDEGLAKGQDPNSNEGFVLLGANFPNSVQGWYVPRYVVEGDEERGIKPMAPDLKSVADLPKYWELFKDPEDPSKGLFHSCIPGWACAEINEKKFETYGIKENYNIMQPGSGPALAASMETAYKRGKPWLGYYWAPTWVLGKLDMYQLEEPPFDQEVWDTTQGCAYPPVKCEIIVHKNLPKEAPEVVALLKNYKTTLDINNKFLAYMQDNKADTTEAAMWFLKNYEDLWTGWVDDDVATKVKAAM